Within the Cervus canadensis isolate Bull #8, Minnesota chromosome 17, ASM1932006v1, whole genome shotgun sequence genome, the region cggaaccaacttgaagataagAGTCTGGgatacattaacatagcttaagacaacatttccataagaaaaagaaatgtattggttaactcaaggtttgagagtagctagctttaggtgagaccgtgtcatggcaacacagcattttaagagaaacctccttttaaatttgtatagagaaggaaaaacttaTCGCTGGTTTTTTtcttcctgccacttaagagagataaaaatgtctggcacttgcagcctctttcctccgtttggagacccctggccttcctgcctgttaccctctcagcagttggaacactctttggcattgcccttctttgggactggaatgaaaactgaccttttccagtcctgtggccactgctgagtcttccaaatttgttggcatagtaagtgcagcactttaatagcatcatcttttaggatttgaaatagctcagctggaattccaccacctccactagctttgttcatagtgatgcttccttccaaaggtccacttgacttcacactccaagatgtctggctctaggtgagtgatcacaccatcatagttacttgggtattaagatcttttttgtactgttcttctgtgtattcttgccatgtcttcttagtatcttctgcttctgttagatctatACCGGatccacctagagccagatatcctggaatgtgaagtcaagtgggccttaggaagcatcactatgaacaaagatagtggaagtgatggaattccagctgagctatttcaaatcctacaagatgatgctgtgaaagtgctgcactcaatatgtcagcaaattcggaaaattcagcagtgaccacaggactggaaaacgtcagttttcattccaatccaaagaaaggcaatgccaaagaatgctcaaactaccacacaattgcactcatctcacacgctagcaaagtaatgctcaaaattctccaagccaggcttcaacggtacatgaaccgtgaacttccagatgttcaagctggatttagaaaatgcagaggaatgagagatcaaattgccaacatccattggatcaacaaaaaagcaagagagttccagaaaaatatctatttctgctttattgactatgccaaagcctttgactatgtggatcacaacaaactgtggaaaattctgaaagagataggaataccagaccacctgacctgcctcctgagaaatctgtatgcaggtcaagaagcaataattagaattgaacatggaacaacagaccggttccaaattgggaaaggagtacatcaaggctgtatattgtcaccctgcttatttaacttctatgcagagtacatcatgaggaaggctggactgaatgaagcacaagctggaatcaagaatgcagggagaaatataaataaactcagatttgcagatgacaccacacttttggcagaaagtgatgaagaactaaagagcctcttgatggaagtgaaagaggagagtgaaaaagttggcttaaaactcaacattcagaaaactaagatcatggcatctggtcccatcacttcatagcaaatagatggggagacagcagaaacagtgagagattttatttgggggggagggggtgcctccaaaatcactgcagatggatactgcagccatgaaattaaaacacactttcaaataaataaataaataaataaaacacgcttgctccttggaaggaaacttatgaccaaactagacagcgtattaaaaagcaaagacattactttgcaaacaaaggtccgtctagtcaaagctatggtttttccagtagccatgtatggatgtgagagttggactataaagaaagctaaacgccaaagaattgatgcttttgaactgaggtgttggagaagacttttgagagtcccttggactgcaaggagatccaaccagcccatcctaaaggagatcagtcctgggtgttcactggaaggactgaagctgaaactccaatactttggctacctgatttaaagaactgactcatttgcaaagaccctgatgctgggaaagactgaaggtgggagaaggggatgacagagaatgagatggttggatggcatcaccaactcgataggcatgagtttgagtctactctgggagctgctgatggacagtgaggccttgcatgctgcagtccatggggtggcaaagagctggacacgactgagtgactgaaccgaacagAGATGGGATTCGTTTCTGGgttctttggccaatcattctgattcagagtccttcctggtggtactcacattgctcagccaagatggttGCCAGCGacaaggattctgggaggttgtcAGACACGTGccgtctccttttgacctttcctgaactcttctggtttGTGGTgtcttattagttccatgttcttTACCAGGATCTCTgatcataaaacaactcatgtaaATAGTTGCCAAGGTGCCTGGCCAGAGttggcagtttcagtcagtgtgcttacCCTAACACTTATAAGGGCAAATCAATGGGTCTTCACAGTCTTGATAAAATCCAGAGTCCTCAATTTCCCAATTGGAGAAGcccatttcttctcttttattgctTTCTGACACACATCTGAAGATATCATTCTGTGGGTCCATGTTCAAGTCCCTTGAGAAACTTCTAGGGAAAAGAGCAGTGGAATCCCCCCAGGATACCCCAGGCTCACGTCTGTGCACGCTAAGGTGGCAGAGCACTCTGATGCCATCACCTGctgattattttctcttcctAATCCTCAACCCTTCTTCTGAGACACAGGGGAGTATTTTCACTTTAAATCCTCCTCCAAAAAAGGCTCAAGATCAAATTCCAAATAGGGTGGTTAAGGTAGGTCACTAAGAGAGTAGTGCAATGGTGTGGCAGAGGGCATCGCAGGCAGAGAAAAGACAGgacattattataaataattgtgATGTGTTATAATACTTAGTAATTATTGATTCAACGCGTGTTGGAGCCGTCGTTAACTTTAATTCTTTCCCAGGAGATTTTGATTCTGGAAGAGAGAACGGCGCAGGGTCAGCGGGGACTTTCCCAATTCTGAAAGGTAACAGAGGCTGCGGAAGGGGAAGGCTGGAACCCGCAATAGCCGGGAGTTGCCAATCTGCGAAGTCCCAGTTGCTTAAGGTGCCAGCGAACAAGGGCGTGGACGCAAATCCTGTTTGCCCAGGGCAAAGTCTTGAGACCTCGGTGTCCAATCAGTACGAGAGTAAACATCCGACGCGGCGCAGGCTGTAAGGCGCGCCTCAGGTTCCCGGTGCCGCCCCGGAGGGCTCAGCCCGCCTCGGCCACGCCCCCGCGGCGAGGCCGCACGTCCGGGCCGCCTCGCCACCCGATTGGCCGGGAGGCCGGAAAGCCGGCCCCGGCCGCCACGTGTACTAGGGGCCCGCCGGAAGGCGAAGGCCGGCGCTGACTCGGCGGGCGTGTGAGGCGGGGAGGCGGCCGGGGCTGCGTCGCCATGGAGCGGGACGGGGATCAGCTGTCCGCGCGGCCCGCCCTGGAGACCGAGGGGCTGCGTTTCCTTCACGTCACGGGTGAGTGGGCGCGCGCCGCGGGCCGCGGGGCAGCGCCACCACCGCCGGCTCGCCGCCATGTTCAGTGAGTAGTCTTCCACGGCGCTCTGGGCCGGGCCGGCCGGCGGCCGGTGCCCGCAGACCTGGGCGGTGGGCCGAAGCCGCGCGCGGAGGCTCTCCCGGAGCCCGGCTTCCCTGGGCTTTGCAGTCGACCCTTGGTTGGGCGAGTCCTTTACCTTGCGCGACACAGGCGGTACAAGCCCTTCCGGGTCGCGGTTACTGGGCTCACCGGGCCTATGTCGTTTGCCGCCAAGCCGCGCTCCCCACACCGCCGCGCCCTTGCGCACGCCCCCAAACTCTGTCCTGTGCCACGCCCCCGCGGCTACCCTTTTCCGTTCGTTGCCTGGATCCTTAAAGCCCTTCCCTTCCTGATTCGGACACACCCCGTCATCCTTCAAAACCCGGCTGTCGTGCCCCGCCTGCCTCGGGCTTGCCCCTCCGATTCCCCAGACGGCAGAGAAGTACCTTCTCAGGGATCCCTGGATTGTACTTCTCGCTGTTTTAACTGCCTTAGGAAGTCCTCCGCTAGGAAAGTCCAGTGGTAGTgtcatttttagtttcttgaaaactgtgaatgttttattcttttcagtggGCTCCCTGCTGGCCACTTACGGCTGGTACATCGTCTTCAGCTGCATCCTTCTCTACGTGGTTTTTCAGAAGCTTTCCACCCGGTTGAGGGCGTTGAGGCAGAGGCACTTAGATCAAGCTGCCGCTGCTCTGGGTtagtatgtctgtgtgtgtgtacgtgcgtgTGCGCGCGTGtacgctctgtcgtgtccgagtctttggggcccatggtctgtagcctgccaagctcctctgtctgtcccTGAATTTTCCAGGGAAGTGGACTGAAGGCGTGGCTTTACCCGTACTTGTAGTATTTATAAGTTAGTCTATTGTTATGAGTAAGAGGTATCCGTCTAATCTGTGTGGGAGGAAAACTGTTTTACACTTCTGAAGTTGATTTTGGTGAATTGcaatagtgttttttttaatttcagtttttgatGGGGTGAAAAACCTGCTTGATGATGTGTAGAACACCCTCTGCTTGCATCATTCTTCATTTACAGGAGAGATTAAAATGAAAGCGTCACAGCTTCTCCAGTTATGGGTGTGCCTACTAACTCTCAGTTATCTCTAGAACCCTTGTGAGTGACAGGAACCTCAGCCTTCTTAGTTCCTCACATCCACTGTATTTTGCTTTTCACAACTTACTCATCAGACCTGATGGCAGATTTACACATGGCTGTTTCAAAAACTCATTCCCTCTAAAACAGTCACCTTTTAACTTGTTAGAAGATACAGTTTCTGAGAACATATTCAAAAGAAATGTTCAGTATTTTGATAATAGTAGTATAATTAAATAACTACTAATCATCAGTGATCTGAGTCACCACAGTTATGAAGctgaggaagaaaacaaacatcataaCTTAAAAGTAGTCATTAGTAGAAGGACCTAAAAAATTCCTTCACTCTCCTCTCCCATGAAACCCTGTGGTCCTgccattatctcatttttttttttttttttggttgttggcTATAtatccccaaaaaacaaagtacaGTTGTAAATCTTGCTTAAGTTGCAGGATAATGTGAAGTGGATGAGGTTAGAGAACAGCTTCAGTCACCTGGTACAAGCCATTACTGGCACTGTGAGCTGCTGACAGCTGAGGAGTGGATTTATAAGATAATGGGATGGGCATCTCAGAAGAGGCGTTTGTTTTAAGAAAGCGTTGCACAAAGTAAATGTGCAGTGAAAGGTGTACTTTGTGTTGTACAATTTTGTTAGGAAAATTAGGCTTAAAAAATCCacacataatttctttttttctaagaataaaaCAGCAATTTCAAATGTTGCTACAATTCACATTTCTATAAAGTAGAacaatagtttcatttttaaaggtaaaagtCTGTTCATTTCtgccaccacacacatacacacaactccCAGCCATACCCATTTTGTCCCCTGTTTTATGTGGATTCAGTTAAGTGACCTTTTTTCCATTGCTTTTTACTGTCTGTGGGTAATGGTGATCACATATCCTTTGGATGATGCTGATGTGAACATAATAGTTCTAGTTTGTTTCTTTGTAGAGAAAATTAGTCACACCACTGCGTAGTTCCCCGTAGTGCTCCTTAAACACAGTGGTCTGCATAAAGCAGGTCAGAAACTTGTGTTTTTGTGTAATTTGCTTTGTTGTAtaaaccagacaaaaataaatatctggGGCGGCCATTTCTATTAACGCTAGTTggaaggatttttcttttctgtagaaaCAAGGATAAAATACCTaaatatctttatctttctggtataTATCTAGACTAATTAGGTGATAGCTAATGATCAGAAAACTTTCTTTCCCTTGGTTATCTTCTAGAATTCTGGTAAACCTAGAGGCTGGGTGTTAGGAGGCATCCAGGATGTGAAATCAAATTTTCCTGTGGCTGCCTGACCACTTATATTTTAATCTTAGGGCCCATGCCAGATTCTCTGAATTGGGACTGCTCAGGTAGCCCAGAAATCTGTTTTGAACAGAGATTTCTGGTGCTGTAAGTATTTAACAAGGACTCTGAACTGAGGCTGTGTGATAGTCTCCTTCCCCTTTAAGCAGTAATTAAATATATGCAGAAGAATAGGCTTATTCATGTTAAAAAGTTTTTGTATTGTTTGATTTCTGTACACTTCTAATAATATAGACCGCAAgagtttccattttatattttacaaggtgctttattccagtttttttctgccttttcagaaCCTGATATTGTTGTTAAACGGCAGGAGGCTTTAGCAGCTGCTCGTTTGAAAATGCAAGAAGAATTGAATGCACAAGttgaaaaacataaagagaaattaagacagGTATGTACTGGTTTTAGTTTGAATACATGTTATTTGAGGTTTAGTTGGtaaaagtgtgtgtatgtgtgtgtgcatgcactcacATTATGGTGGGTACAGGGAACACTTTCAGGCTGAATCATTTCCACTTAGTTAAGTATTGCTCAGCATGTTTTACTTGTgtaatttcttaatatttagaGGTGAAATGCTCTTAAAGAATTAAATGCTCTTAAGTAGTCTtgtatttatgtttttacttttaagtGGTTCCCTTATAGCAGTATTTTGCCCAACAAAAGCATGTGCTGTGTGCAGGAGCCGTACCACCAGACACAGAACACACATTCAGCATCTTCATGATCGGTTTCAAGCTTTGCATCTCTCAGGACCTGACTTGGTGGGGCCACTCTTCAGTGGAGTAAAGAAGAGCCAGGGGAGGGTGGCAATGGACTGAGGTGGTGGGGAGGAAGAACCAGGGGCTACTGTTGAAGTGACCTGAGCAGCCAGGTGGCTTGTGCTGCTCTTCACAGGAGTGAAGTCACACTTCCTGTGTTGGCCCCAGTCTGTGTAACTGAAGCAGCTAAGTGTAGGCTCCACTTTCTGGTTTCATTACAGATGTTTCTGGGCCCCTCTTTATCCCCTTAGAAGGAAACCAGAGAAGTTGGTCTTCCTGCTGGTCTTACATGTGTCTCTGGTATTTCCAGAAAGGAATGCCTCTCTGCCACCACTGGtggcttttgttttctgcatgATCACTTAGTACATGGCTGGTGTCCCTATCGTGGCTGGAGCCCAGAGTGAAAGGACAGAGCAAAGTTTTTTAGgtatttttccagaaatattttatcCATATACAAATACATGCTTATGTAATTTTTCCATAGAAATGGCAGCATAATACACATAGATGCTATTtttaagcagtttttttttttcttaagctttagaaactgttttaaagtttttgagaaatatttaattGTTTTGTTTCTAGAGCCCAAGAGTAAGTTAAGTTCCTTCTACATGTCAAAATTAATGACTTGAGGGTTTGAGTTTTTTGCATTAGTAAAAAAACGGCCTGATCATTTACCCAGTTTGCTGAtgtagctggaaaaaaaaaacttttaaaagattgtttttaaaatctgtaatgtGAGCCTCCTAAAATTGGAGAAAGGATAGAAGCCTGTGTTCAGTTTTAAAGTTGTGGTTCTCTTTTgtttgttcagtctctgagtcgtaTGTCTGgccctttgctaccccatggaccacagcatgccaggcttctctgtccttcaccatctgtgggagtttgctcaaactcatgtccgttgagtcggtgatgccatccaaccgtcttatcctctgtcacccctgtttcctcctaccttcaatctttcccagcatcagagtcttttccaatgagtcagttcttcgggtcaggtggccaaagtattggagcttcagcttcagcatcagtccttccaatgaatattgaggactgattacctttaggattgactggtgtgttctccttgctgttcacAGGACtcagaagagtcttctccagcaccacagtttgaaagcatctattctttgctgctcagccttttttattgtccaactctcgcatccatacatgactgctggtaaacccatagctttgactatggacctttgtcggcaaaggactgtctctgctttttaatacactgtctaggttggtcatagcttttcttccagggagcaagcatcttttaatttcatggctacagtcacactTTCGGAGCCCACAAAAATACAGTCTGttacagtttccattgttttcccatctgtttgccatgaagtgatgggactggatgccatgatcttcgtttttcaatgttaagttttaagccagctttttcactctcctctttcaccttcatcaagatgctcttgatgctttctgccattagggtggtgtcatctgcatatctgaggttattgatatttcttctggcaatcttgattccagctt harbors:
- the SELENOS gene encoding selenoprotein S isoform X3, with product MERDGDQLSARPALETEGLRFLHVTVGSLLATYGWYIVFSCILLYVVFQKLSTRLRALRQRHLDQAAAALEPDIVVKRQEALAAARLKMQEELNAQVEKHKEKLRQLEEEKRRQKIEMWDSMQEGKSYKGNTRKPQQEEDSPGPSTSSVIPKRKSDRKPLRGGEGFSLARCQQRQRCGSPANLLED
- the SELENOS gene encoding selenoprotein S isoform X4, with the protein product MERDGDQLSARPALETEGLRFLHVTVGSLLATYGWYIVFSCILLYVVFQKLSTRLRALRQRHLDQAAAALEPDIVVKRQEALAAARLKMQEELNAQVEKHKEKLRQLEEEKRRQKIEMWDSMQEGKSYKGNTRKPQEEDSPGPSTSSVIPKRKSDRKPLRGGEGFSLARCQQRQRCGSPANLLED
- the SELENOS gene encoding selenoprotein S isoform X1, with translation MERDGDQLSARPALETEGLRFLHVTVGSLLATYGWYIVFSCILLYVVFQKLSTRLRALRQRHLDQAAAALEPDIVVKRQEALAAARLKMQEELNAQVEKHKEKLRQLEEEKRRQKIEMWDSMQEGKSYKGNTRKPQQEEDSPGPSTSSVIPKRKSDRKPLRGGGYNPLSGEGGGTCSWRPGRRGPSSGG
- the SELENOS gene encoding selenoprotein S isoform X2 translates to MERDGDQLSARPALETEGLRFLHVTVGSLLATYGWYIVFSCILLYVVFQKLSTRLRALRQRHLDQAAAALEPDIVVKRQEALAAARLKMQEELNAQVEKHKEKLRQLEEEKRRQKIEMWDSMQEGKSYKGNTRKPQEEDSPGPSTSSVIPKRKSDRKPLRGGGYNPLSGEGGGTCSWRPGRRGPSSGG